The Ramlibacter sp. PS4R-6 nucleotide sequence GGTGTTCTCGTTCAAGCTGCGCGGCGCGTACAACAAGATGGCGCAGCTGCCGCCCGAGCAGCTCAAGCGCGGCGTCATCTGCGCATCGGCCGGCAACCATGCCCAGGGCGTCGCCATGTCGGCGCATCGCATGGGCGTGCGCGCGGTGATCGTGATGCCGGTGACCACGCCGCAGGTGAAGGTCGACGCGGTGAAGGGCCTCGGCGGCGAGGTCGTGCTGGTCGGCGACAGCTACTCCGACGCCTACCAGCACGCGCTGAAGCTGCAGGAAGCGCAGGGCCTGACCTTCGTGCACCCGTTCGACGACCCGGACGTGATCGCGGGCCAGGGCACGATCGCGATGGAGATCCTGCGCCAGCACCAGGGCCCGCTCGACGCGGTGTTCGTCGCGATCGGCGGCGGCGGGCTGGTCTCGGGCGTCGCGAGCTACATCAAGGCCGTGCGCCCCGAGATCAAGGTCATCGGCGTGCAGATGAACGACTCGGACGCGATGCTGCGCTCGGTCACGGCGAAAAAGCGCATGACGCTGGACGACGTCGGCCTGTTCGCCGACGGCACCGCCGTCAAGCTGGTGGGCGAAGAGACGTTCCGCCTCGCGCGCGAACTCGTCGACGAGTTCATCGTGGTCGACACCGATGCCGCCTGCGCCGCGATCAAGGACATCTTCATCGACACGCGCAGCATCGTCGAGCCCTCGGGCGCGCTCGCGGTCGCCGCGATCAAGCAGTACGTCGCCGAGAAGAAGACCAAGGGCGAGACCTACGCGGCGATCCTGTGCGGCGCCAACATGAATTTCGACCGGCTGCGCTTCGTGGCCGAGCGCGCGGAAGTGGGCGAGGAGCGAGAGGCGCTTTTCGCCGTCACGATGCCGGAGGAGCGCGGCAGCTTCCGCCGCTTCCTCGAGGTGATCGGCGCATTGCCGGGCGGCGCGCGCAACGTCACCGAGTTCAACTACCGCATCAGCGACGCCAGCCAGGCGCACGTGTTCGTGGGCCTTACGACGCACGGCAAGGGCGAGTCGGCGCGCATCGCGTCCAACTTCATCAAGCACGGCTTCGCCACCGTGGACCTCACGCATGACGACCTCGCGAAGGAACACGTGCGCTACATGGTGGGTGGCCTCTCGCCGCTGGCGCACGACGAGCGCCTCTTGCGCTTCGTGTTCCCGGAGCGGCCGGGGGCGCTCACGAAGTTCCTCACGCACATGCGGCCCACCTGGAACATCTCGCTCTTCCATTACCGCAACCAGGGCGCCGACTACGGCAAGATCCTCGTGGGCATGCAGGTGCCCAAGAGTGACACCAAGGCCTTCAATTCCTTCCTCGCGACGCTGGGCTATCCCTACGTCGAGGAGACGGACAACCCCGCCTACCGCCTGTTCCTGCGCTCCTGAGCGCCGCGCGCATGGACCTGCTGCGCCAGTACCTCGTCGCCGTCCAGTTCTTCACGCGCGTGCCCGTGACCGGGCCGCTCGCGCAGTGGGCCGACTGGTCGCCCGAGCAGCTGCGCGCGAGCGCCGCGCACTTCCCCGGTGTCGGCTGGCTCGTGGCGCTGGTCGCGTGCATGGCCTTCGCGCTGCTCGGCGTGGTGCTTCACGGCAGCGTGTTCGTGCCGCTCGTCGCCGCCATCGGCTGCACCATCGCCACGCTGCTGCTCACCGGCGCCTTCCATGAGGACGGCCTGGCCGACGTCGCCGACGGCCTGGGCGGCAGCGCCGGGCGCGAGCAGGCGCTGGCGATCATGAAGGACTCGCGCCTGGGCACCTACGGCGTCGTCGCGGTCGCCATGGCGCTCCTGATGAAAGTCGCGTTGCTCGCCGTGCTCGGCGGCCAGTCGGCAGCCGGCGTGCTCGTCGCCCTCTTCGCGGCGCACACCGTGTCGCGATTCGCGCCGCTGGTGGTGACGAGCCGCCTGCCCTACATCGGCGACGAAAGCACGAGCAAGAGCAAGCCGCTGGCCGACCGCATCGGCAAGCGCGAGCTGTGGATCGCGGCGATGTGGTGCGTGCCGCCGCTGGCGCTGGCCGTCGTGGTGCGCGGCTTCGCCTTCGCGATCTTCGGCGTACTGCTGGTCGCGGCGGCGTGGTGGGCGATGCAGCGCCTGTTCGTGCGGCGCCTGCAGGGCTTCACCGGCGATTGCCTGGGCGCGACGCAGCAGGTGTGCGAGATCGCGTTCTACCTGGGCGCCGCGATCGCCTTCGCGTTCGGCTGATCAGCGCTTCAGCGGCAATTCGAG carries:
- the ilvA gene encoding threonine ammonia-lyase, biosynthetic, whose translation is MKKHLQPADYLKKILNARVYDVAVESALEPAKNLSRRLHNKVLLKREDQQAVFSFKLRGAYNKMAQLPPEQLKRGVICASAGNHAQGVAMSAHRMGVRAVIVMPVTTPQVKVDAVKGLGGEVVLVGDSYSDAYQHALKLQEAQGLTFVHPFDDPDVIAGQGTIAMEILRQHQGPLDAVFVAIGGGGLVSGVASYIKAVRPEIKVIGVQMNDSDAMLRSVTAKKRMTLDDVGLFADGTAVKLVGEETFRLARELVDEFIVVDTDAACAAIKDIFIDTRSIVEPSGALAVAAIKQYVAEKKTKGETYAAILCGANMNFDRLRFVAERAEVGEEREALFAVTMPEERGSFRRFLEVIGALPGGARNVTEFNYRISDASQAHVFVGLTTHGKGESARIASNFIKHGFATVDLTHDDLAKEHVRYMVGGLSPLAHDERLLRFVFPERPGALTKFLTHMRPTWNISLFHYRNQGADYGKILVGMQVPKSDTKAFNSFLATLGYPYVEETDNPAYRLFLRS
- a CDS encoding adenosylcobinamide-GDP ribazoletransferase, whose product is MDLLRQYLVAVQFFTRVPVTGPLAQWADWSPEQLRASAAHFPGVGWLVALVACMAFALLGVVLHGSVFVPLVAAIGCTIATLLLTGAFHEDGLADVADGLGGSAGREQALAIMKDSRLGTYGVVAVAMALLMKVALLAVLGGQSAAGVLVALFAAHTVSRFAPLVVTSRLPYIGDESTSKSKPLADRIGKRELWIAAMWCVPPLALAVVVRGFAFAIFGVLLVAAAWWAMQRLFVRRLQGFTGDCLGATQQVCEIAFYLGAAIAFAFG